The genomic region CTATTGACCCGTCAACGGTTACTACTTTAGGAGTTAACAGACAGATATGCTCGGTCAAGTTGCAGGTGGCAGTAGCGCCAATACGGGCGCTGGAAACCGCTACTTTCGCTATGAAGTGGCAGGGCTGCGTCAAAGCGAAGCCACGGATGACATGAATTACCAGATCCGCGAAAGTGGCAGCGTGTTCATCACGGTACCTTACAGCCGGATGAATGAGGAAATGCAGCGCATTACCCGCATGGGCGGCAAAATTGTCAATATCCAGCCGATTGCCAATAACGACTAGGGTGAGGGCTAAATCTCCCGCCCGATCCTGTTAAACGGATGCACCTGACTCATCATGCTGGATGATTTTGAATCAGCTTCACCGTCGGCTCCAGAGGCTGGCGGTGAGTCTCTAACTGTAGAAGAAGCGATCGCCAATCTGCGCCACGAGGATCTGAGCTTGCGCTACTATGCGGCGTGGTGGATCGGTCGTTTTGGCGTGCGCGAACCGGAGGCGATCGATGCCTTGCTCGATTTGTTGCAAGAACACGGCGATCGCACGGAAGCAGGCGGCTATCCCTTGCAACGGAACGCGGCGCGGGCGTTGGGGAAAGTCGGCGACGATCGCGCGGTTCCCGCATTGATCGACTGCCTCGATTCCCCGGACTACTACGTTCGCGAAGCGGCGGCGGAAGGGTTGCAACGCTTGGGCGACCCGGAAGCGATTCCCGCCTTGCTCCAATTACTCGATGGCGGCGTCGAAGCCGCCGTCCGGGTTCCGGGTAAACCGCACTTAAACCAACCTTACGATACGATTATCGAGGCGTTGGGGTCTCTGAAAGCGACGGAGGCGACGGAGGCGATCGCCCCGTTTTTAAATCATTTTTTTGAACGAGTGCAGTATTCGGCGGCGCGGGCGATGTACCAATTGACCGGAGATCCGGCGTATGGCGATCGCCTGGTAGAAGCGTTGCGCGGACCGAAGCTACAACTGCGGCGCTCGGCGTCGATCGACCTCGGGGCGATCGGCTATCTTCCCGCCGCTCCCGCGATCGCACAAACCTTAGTGGAAAATAGCATTAAACTGATTTCGCTCAAAGGGATCGTCGAACATCATTTAGACTCGCCGGAGTCCGACAAGCCCCCCGCGCTCTCCGAAGCGGCGATCGACATCTTATATTTAATGGATTCCCTGCTTTAGAAAACCCCCAACCGGGAACCGCAGCCAGATTATTTCCTGCTCATGACTTCGCAACCCTCCATCCACGCCCTGATCGAAGCCGTTCGCGCTGCCGATTCCGCCCGAGCTCTGGCGGGAGCCGTTCGGAATTTAGCTCAAACTCGTTCCCCGGAAGCGATTCCCCTCCTGATCGAAGCTCTCGGCTACAACAATCCCGGCGCTGCCGTGGCTGCGGTCGAAGGGCTGGTCGGTTTGGGCGAGCTCGCGGTTCCCGCAATTTTGGAACAGCTCGACGGCTACAACTACGGCGCCCGTGCCTGGGGAATTCGTGCCTTAGCCGCAATTGGCGACCCGCGCGGCTTGGATATTTTGACCGAGGCGGCGAAGAACGATTTTGCCCTGAGCGTGCGCCGGGCCGCCGCGAGGGGATTGGGAAATATTCTCTGGGATCGCTTGGAGGCGACCCCACGGGAGCAAGAGCGAGAACGAGTCCATCACTGTTTGATCCAGGTCACGGAGGATCCGGAATGGGTGGTGCGTTATGCGGCGGTGGTCGGAATCGAGGGACTGGTGAAAAATGGGCGATCGCCCGAACCGAGTTGGGTTCCTCAAAGTTTGGCTCGCTTGGAACGCTTATCGAGTGAGGATGAGGTTTTAGTAGTGCGCGCTCGGGCGCTTTTGGCCTGTCAAAATTTACAAACGGGCGTCACGGCTGGGGTGAATTAAACGATCGAAAGTAGAAAACGATTGAATGATTAAAGTTATGGGAAATTCGAGAATAAAACATATCGTAATGTGGCGCTTGCACGAGTCTGCGGAAGGGGCTTCTAAGGCAGAAAATGCTTTAACAATGAAGAAAATGCTCGAAGGGTTGAAAGGCACGATCGCGGAAATCGAGGCGATCGAGGTCGGCATCAATGCGATCGCCTCTCCCGCCAGTTACGATGTGGTTTTATCTTCTGAATTTGCCAGTATGGAAGCACTCGATCGCTATCAAAAACATCCAGAACATCAAAAATGTAAGGATTTTATTGTCAAAGTGGTCGGCGATCGCGCGGTGGTCGATTATGAAGTCGATTCGTGAGGGTTTCAATGGGTTAAAAATTTAAAAGTCATGGTTTTTTGATGAAATCTAGGTGTAATTCCTAGATTTTTTAATTTATAAATAAAAAAGATATTGACCTAGATGCGATCGCCTGCCCTTGCGCTTCTCAATGCTCCTAAAACAAGCAATATGGCCGAACGACGGATCTTATAAATTTCTCGAAACGATGAGCAAATACGACAAGATTTTTAATGCTTATGCCAAATCTTCGGAAAAACTCACCCCAGTTGAGGGCTTATTTGCGATCGCCTTAATTGTGGTTTATGCCGATGGGGAGATGTCGGCGAAAGAATTAGAGTTATTTCGAGATATTTTAGCCAGTGGTTCGGTCAAAGGCTATTCGCAAGCCGATTTCCGGGTCGTCTCCGGAAAAATCGATACGATTTGGGATTTACAGGGAACGGGGGCGCTGCTGAATGCGGCGATCGAGGCATTACCGACGGATATGAGAGAAGATGCGTATACCGTGGCGGTGGCTTTTGCGATCGCCGACGGTCGAGTTACGAAGGAAGAGTCGGAATATTTGGAAAAATTAGCACGAGCTTTGGAAATTCCCGAGGCGAAAGCGGAGCAAATCGTTGCCGAAGAATGGAACAACTTCAATTCGCCGTAATGCAAGTGTTCGACTGCGGATTTGTGAAGCAGGGGCGATCGCGCAAGAGTGTACTCCTTATCCAATCAAAATCAAAATCAGACAAGTAGGGGCAAACAGCCGTTCGCCCCTACAACATCTATTGAAACAGAATTGAAAAAAACAAAATGGGGATTTGTCGCCTAAATTGTGGCC from Oxynema aestuarii AP17 harbors:
- a CDS encoding phycobilisome linker polypeptide, which codes for MLGQVAGGSSANTGAGNRYFRYEVAGLRQSEATDDMNYQIRESGSVFITVPYSRMNEEMQRITRMGGKIVNIQPIANND
- a CDS encoding HEAT repeat domain-containing protein, translating into MLDDFESASPSAPEAGGESLTVEEAIANLRHEDLSLRYYAAWWIGRFGVREPEAIDALLDLLQEHGDRTEAGGYPLQRNAARALGKVGDDRAVPALIDCLDSPDYYVREAAAEGLQRLGDPEAIPALLQLLDGGVEAAVRVPGKPHLNQPYDTIIEALGSLKATEATEAIAPFLNHFFERVQYSAARAMYQLTGDPAYGDRLVEALRGPKLQLRRSASIDLGAIGYLPAAPAIAQTLVENSIKLISLKGIVEHHLDSPESDKPPALSEAAIDILYLMDSLL
- a CDS encoding HEAT repeat domain-containing protein: MTSQPSIHALIEAVRAADSARALAGAVRNLAQTRSPEAIPLLIEALGYNNPGAAVAAVEGLVGLGELAVPAILEQLDGYNYGARAWGIRALAAIGDPRGLDILTEAAKNDFALSVRRAAARGLGNILWDRLEATPREQERERVHHCLIQVTEDPEWVVRYAAVVGIEGLVKNGRSPEPSWVPQSLARLERLSSEDEVLVVRARALLACQNLQTGVTAGVN
- a CDS encoding Dabb family protein, producing MGNSRIKHIVMWRLHESAEGASKAENALTMKKMLEGLKGTIAEIEAIEVGINAIASPASYDVVLSSEFASMEALDRYQKHPEHQKCKDFIVKVVGDRAVVDYEVDS
- a CDS encoding tellurite resistance TerB family protein encodes the protein MLLKQAIWPNDGSYKFLETMSKYDKIFNAYAKSSEKLTPVEGLFAIALIVVYADGEMSAKELELFRDILASGSVKGYSQADFRVVSGKIDTIWDLQGTGALLNAAIEALPTDMREDAYTVAVAFAIADGRVTKEESEYLEKLARALEIPEAKAEQIVAEEWNNFNSP